A region of the Arachis hypogaea cultivar Tifrunner chromosome 15, arahy.Tifrunner.gnm2.J5K5, whole genome shotgun sequence genome:
ATCTGATAATCAGATACTCATCCAGGCACTAAAGTCACATGCATCAATTACAGAAATTCAAGTTATACTAGAAGACATATTACATTTAGCAAGAGAGATTTCAAGTTGTGGTTTTACCTGGGTACCCAGAGAAGCAAACTCATTAGCGCATGAAGTGGCGAAGCTCATAGGTCAGGGATATCTCTGCCAAAATTGGATCACGTATAACCCACTGTCCATCAGGAACATTCTCCGAAAGGATAATTTTACTGTTTCAAGATTGGCAAACAGACCATGACTGACGGCAGGAGCTATTTGGGAGTTCAAGAGCTCTATTTACGTTGCTGTGGCGGAAACCTCTCGCTCCAGGTGACAGTGCAGAGAGCAGAGGCAGAGTTTGGAGATGACGCAAATGGGGCTACAAAGGTTGCTGCATGCCGTAGGAGTTACAAAGGCGGGCTCTTTGACTTGGATTTACAGGTTCCAGGTGGGTTGTCGGTAGTGTGTCGGATGCATGTGTGGACGACTACTCTAAAGGGTAAGAGTGCAATCGATAGGCTGTGATGGGGCGTGGCAGATGGAGTCTCATCGCAGTTAATGAGACAGTGACTCAACCTCTCGTTGGCTGCTGCTGCTGGAAGATGGGGAGCGGTGACGAGATCCTGGAGCTAACGTTGATGTAGTGGAAGCAAATCGAAAGCTCAAATTGCCCATAGAGTGGGATCGGTCTCAGACCCTACGACGGAATTGCACCGAACCGGAACAGGATTCAGGCGTCTGTAAGTATTAGACGATAGTGGCGAGGGTTCGGGCTTCATTGGGCAGCTAAGGAGGAACGACGCACAAAGAAACTTTTTGAGAATGATCTCCGGGTCGGGTGGGTCATGGGTGGTTAGCCCGTTTGTTGTGCTTTGGGCCTTTTGTGGaccgtccaaaaaaaaaataaacagaaatatttttatttttaaattgattgattattgttttttGATAGAGAAGAAAAAACAAGAACAGGTAGCTAGCATTCTGGTAAAGCGAAGAATTTGAGAATTTGTAATTTCTATCTTCTAGGGCTAAATTTTTGCGTGAGCTTTGAATTCGAAATGGACGACATGGCTGCGTACTACTCACAGCCCACTTATCAGTATTACCAGCACCCTCCTCCCCCTCCCATCGTCGCGGTGGTGCCTCCCCCGCCGGGAGCGGCTCACCCGCCGGCGCACCACCTCCACACGCAGTACGTGCCTCACCCGCAGACGCCGCCGCCAATGTTCGCCTCATACGGCCCTCCGATTCCTCCTCAATCCCCCGGCAACGAGGTTCGCACTCTCTTCGTGGCTGGTCTCCCCGAAGACGTGAAGCCCCGCGAAATCTACAATCTCTTCCGCGAGTTCCCTGGATACGAATCCTCTCACCTTCGAAACCCTACCAATTCCTCTCAGGTTTCATcactacactttttttttctctcactcTCCGTTTcacgtttcttttcttttctttttttaaatggTTATTTTATTGATTTGTTATTACTGGTAGCAGCCATTTGCTTTTGCTGTGTTCGCCAATCAGCAGTCAGCAATCATGGCAATGCATGCTCTCAATGTAAGCATCTTAATCCTAATGTgatatttttttgtgtgtgtgatTTTTTGCTTAAGTGGTAATGAAAATTCGTGTTTAGTAGTTCGGCTTGATATGTTCTTTTCATGTGGTTGCTATGTAATTGCTATCTTAAACTTCAAttggtttgtttgtttgtttgttttcttgcAGGGGATGGTATTTGATCTTGAGAAGGAGTCAACTCTTTATATTGATCTTGCAAAATCCAACTCCAGAGCTAAGCGCACAAGGATAGGTACCTAACCACCTCTTCTTTTAACCATTCAAGGGGAACAAACAAGATTATAATCCAAATATTAGCTCATATATTTCTAGTCCTTGTGGGTGCACATGCCTTTGTTAGTCAAATAACCAGAATGAAAGCATATTGGTTGAAAACGGTTATTTTTCTTTCTGATTTTTTTGGGCCCTGTctttaattgaattatttttatctcTTGCATTTCGTGTACTTAcaattaaattttattgattggcTGACCTTGACAAGCAGATGATGAGAGAGCTGGCTCAGATAAGAAAGCTAGGGATCATGGGCGACTTCAGATTCTGGTAAGATGATGTTGTTAGATTGTTTTAGTGCACAAGATGTTCTTGATGTATGTAGCTTGTGTGAACACTTTTCAGTTTAGTGTTGTGGCGTTGTTATGTGCAACTCAATGTCTAATCTCTTGCTTGGAGACCAGTTAACTACTGACCACACGAAAGACACTTTTACCTATGAGCTCACTTTGCACATGTTTTGCACTCTCCGGCACTAGCAGGTGTTAGCAGCATTCACATGCCTGGAATGGGTAATTCTGCTTTCAACACGAACACGATTGGTTATCCATCTGCACAAAGGTCATCTGCACTACTTAATCACAGCTTTATTATGTGGGAGTGGTTGCTTCTTATTCACCCAAAAATAGCACAGTTTTCGAATTGAAATGTTAGTCTAGCCTCAATTGGGGAACCCTGTCTCTACCGGAAGAAAAATACATGCATCACTATGGCATGTCATGGTTTCATTTTGTCaatagttctgttgcattagcaTTTTGTGCTATCTCatcttatttgtttatttgttcttTGAGTAGTCGCGGAAATGCTGATGGTAACACTCTGAATGATGGTGTATTTGCAAATCTGGTTAGTGCTATGAAATATGAAGTACTTACTTTATCCATTTTTATACATCATCTGGAATTGTTTCTACACTATTATAGTATTATGTGCTTCAAATGGTTATACCATTTAGTTTTATTCACACTCTTGTCATCCTCTTAAGATGCATGCAAAAGTTCTATTTTTCTTAGCCTGCTATCTcccttatttttttattgttattattagttattacatTGATCTTAAGTAATAATTCAGAGACAATAGCTATTTCTCGCATGCAATTATCGATTGTGTCACTTCGTAATAAATGATCTGTGTCTTTCAATTATAGACAAATAGTATTCTATTTTTGTTGCTAGTGAGTCTTCACATGATAATTTGATCTAGTTTTTGCCCTGATTGAATATCAAGCATTACAATGGGCCTGGGGGATGTAGTCATAGGTGGAATTTTATATTGAGTATGTTGGATGATGGTAAGTTAAATTTGTAGAGTGAGTTTCTATCATAGGATTCAACAGTTGCCAATAGGAGATGCCACTTGAGCTATGCTCTTGAGTGGAAACTTTCCCTTTTATTCCAACTTTTTATAAGCTTCTTTACTCAGACAGTATAAATACTTATGATGACTGTATAATttgggtaaaaaaaaaaataggtccTTTAGTTGATTAGCTGGTTGTTGTTCAGACTAATGCATTATGTGATTATCATGTTACTTTtctgaagaacactatgaatgcctTTTCTTCATCCCCAACATGCATCTGGCCCCATTTGTTTGCTGGTAGGAAAATGTGGGGTTGGTCACTCATATCAGCATGTTGTATTATGGTCCAATTGTTGCGTCTAATCATGCCTATTATTGTTATCTCATGCATTGGGAGCAATATTTCATTTTAAAACTGTTGCATAATGCACTTAAACTAACTGTTTTCTTTTGTATCTTTATTTGGACAGAAAAAGTGTTCAACTCCTTACATTCCACAAAATTCGACCCCATGTGCAACATTATTTGTGGCTAATTTAGGGCCATCTTGTAATGAACAAGAGCTCATGCAGGTGTTTTCTAGGTTAGTGTATATTTATCAGGTGAATGCGAATTATTTCCTATTTGTGGAGACTGTAAAAGCTGAATTTTATTTTACCTGATATCAGATACCCTGGATTTTTGAAACTGAAGATGCAGAGCACATATGGGGCTCCAGTTGCATTTGTTGATTTCCAGGtcttcccccttctctctctctctctctctctctctctctctctctaaaatgcTTTCCCATTCGTTGCCTGTTATTTTTGTACTGCATATTTGACAATTAAACAAATGGGAGAATAGGACGTTCCTTCCTGTGTCcatttaaaaaagtaaataaacatcATATGTAATGATGGTAAACACTTGAAAATCTGTttaaaaaatgcataaaattagaTTCCACCCTGTTATGCCTAGATAAAATCCATGGATTGCCATGTTGGACTTAGTATGATTGTTCATAGACGTGTATGAAACAGTCTTGTAAACCATAACCCTTAAATTTCTGAATCTGATTCTACAATTCAAGGAGAAGGCAATTTCACTCCCTTGAATATTTTCCTCCGAATCCCGTTTAGTTTAGTTTCCAATCCCTGTTTGGTCATGTGCAGGATGTTAATAACTCAAGTGAGGCTCTACACAATCTACAAGGCACCATTCTTCATTCCTCAGCAGCTGGCGAGGGAATGCGATTAGAGTATCCTTTTGTCACCTCTCCTGCATATTCTTCCTTTCTCAATAATCACCAATGTTTGGTATTTGCTTAATATGGACTTTCAGATATGCAAAATCTCGGATGGGTATGCGGAAGAAGCGGAAGTAagtttgataattaaaatgtGAAAAAGGCAAAAGGCAATGTGATGGAAGAATCGCTGGTGAGAAACCCTTTTGTGTCTGGTTTGCGTTATCAATTCAACTCCGCTGACATTTTCGGGCACAAGAGCATGGAAGCAAGCTGAAATGCTAACCATTGAAAGTTAGGGCAGTGTTAGTTTCCAACCTATTattatctcttcttttttttggcggtcctttttttgttttttggttttgTGGGCCCGGGGGGGAGGGGAGCGGGGTGggactttagggtttagggtgggGACTGAAGCTGTGTTATGATGTTATGATGCTTTGTGATATTTGTAGTTCAATATAATTTTGGTCATTGGACATATAATGGCAACATTCGACATTTTATTAATATTGCATTTGCGTTACGTGCTTTATTGGCTAAATATCCAACGAGGTACGTAGTGGAATGGTGGTAGAACTAATTTTATAACTTcgtattgtatttttaaattagtatggTCAAATAACTTTGATTTATGATGTCTTA
Encoded here:
- the LOC112748531 gene encoding LOW QUALITY PROTEIN: uncharacterized protein (The sequence of the model RefSeq protein was modified relative to this genomic sequence to represent the inferred CDS: deleted 2 bases in 1 codon; substituted 2 bases at 2 genomic stop codons), which codes for MDDMAAYYSQPTYQYYQHPPPPPIVAVVPPPPGAAHPPAHHLHTQYVPHPQTPPPMFASYGPPIPPQSPGNEVRTLFVAGLPEDVKPREIYNLFREFPGYESSHLRNPTNSSQPFAFAVFANQQSAIMAMHALNGMVFDLEKESTLYIDLAKSNSRAKRTRIDDERAGSDKKARDHGRLQILVRSHFAHVLHSPALAGVSSIHMPGMGNSAFNTNTIGYPSAQRSSALLNHSFIMWEWLLLIHPKIAQFSNXCXSSLNWGTLSLPEEKYMHHYGMSWFHFVNSSVALAFCAISSYLFICSLSSRGNADGNTLNDGVFANLKKCSTPYIPQNSTPCATLFVANLGPSCNEQELMQVFSRYPGFLKLKMQSTYGAPVAFVDFQDVNNSSEALHNLQGTILHSSAAGEGMRLEYAKSRMGMRKKRK